One Streptosporangium sp. NBC_01495 DNA window includes the following coding sequences:
- a CDS encoding type 1 glutamine amidotransferase, translating to MQSDSALRLVWIYPDLLSTYGDQGNVLVLEQRAQRRGIPVETVHVRSADPVPEGGDIYLIGGGEDRPQILASERLRRDGGLHRAIQRGAALLAVCAGYQIIGTTFGGEEGQPVDGIGLIDISSGRGQGRAVGELAGEADPALGIPTLTGFENHMGVTRLGAGIRPLARTAVGVGNGDGTEGCYTGKIVGTYLHGPALARNPGLADLLLTWAVGAQLPPIDDAWFDRLREERLAAVLPH from the coding sequence GTGCAGTCTGACAGCGCCCTGCGCCTTGTCTGGATTTATCCGGACCTATTGAGCACGTACGGCGACCAGGGCAACGTCCTGGTCCTGGAGCAGCGCGCCCAGCGCCGGGGCATCCCGGTCGAGACCGTGCACGTGCGCTCGGCCGACCCGGTTCCCGAGGGCGGTGACATCTACCTCATCGGCGGCGGCGAGGACCGGCCGCAGATCCTGGCCTCCGAGCGGCTCCGGCGCGACGGCGGCCTGCATCGGGCCATCCAGCGGGGCGCGGCCCTGCTGGCCGTGTGCGCGGGCTACCAGATCATCGGCACCACGTTCGGCGGCGAGGAGGGCCAGCCGGTCGACGGCATCGGCCTGATCGACATCTCCAGCGGGCGCGGCCAGGGCCGGGCCGTCGGCGAGCTGGCGGGGGAGGCGGACCCGGCGCTCGGCATCCCGACGCTGACCGGCTTCGAGAACCACATGGGCGTCACCCGGCTCGGGGCTGGGATCCGGCCGCTGGCGCGTACGGCGGTCGGCGTCGGCAACGGCGACGGCACCGAGGGCTGCTACACCGGCAAGATCGTCGGCACCTATCTGCACGGTCCCGCGCTCGCCCGTAACCCCGGCCTCGCCGACCTGCTGCTCACCTGGGCGGTGGGTGCCCAGCTGCCGCCGATCGACGACGCCTGGTTCGACCGTCTCCGAGAGGAGCGCCTGGCCGCGGTGCTGCCCCACTGA